TGTATGGTCTCTGTTCCGATGTACAAGAAAGTAAGTTACACGGTTTGTCGGCTCGAAAAGCATGAGACACATGCGGGAAGCGTTCCACACACTCCTTTCCTTGCACTAAATTGCGCCAATGTGCTCGCATACATCGGCAAGGTCACTCCACATACTGCTACAGACGTTGTTAATGGTGTCCATTCTTTTCATGACGGCCGGCTGCGAGCAAAAGCCCAAGGAGGTAAAAACAGTGGTGGAGCGTAAACCCTGCTCTGGTGATCCCTGCTTCAACCCAGCTCTTGCAATGCAGAACGGTTCTGGAATGAATGGTGCTCGTTTTGGTAAGGTGCGTGATGGCGGAGCCCGACAACATGATGGAATTGACCTGCAAATGGATATGGGGACATCGCTTTTCGCAATGTACGACGGTTACGTTGTGGAAGCTGGTAAACGCTCAGGTTACGGTAACTGCCTTGTTTATCTTACCAAGTTCCACGGCCAGCCTATTTATATTATGTACGCTCATCTGCGTTCCATTAGTGTAGCAGTAGGTGACGTAATTAAAGCAGGTGATCTAATTGCCTTGTCCGGAAACACCGGTAATTTAGAGGTAGCGATTTACCAAGGGAGTGTAAAAGCGCACATGCACTTGGAGGTGCGAGAATTTGAGATCGACAAAACGTTTTCGGCCAGTGCTCGTCTGAACCCGGAGGACTTTATGGGTACGGAATTTGGCGCCAGTGGAAGACCCGTTTACGACCGCGATTGTCATCATGCCTTTTAGTGGTATTCCTGATCATGTCCTTGATGCAGCAATGTCACCTGATCCGCGCCTTGGTTATAGCTTCTGGTCCTAGGTAAAGAAAGTATAGAGAATGAGAGGCTTCATAATTACCCAGCCGCCCACGATCGTTCTTTATGTGATGAAGCATTTTGGTATTCACATGTCCATGTTATATTCGTCGAAGGATTATTTTAACCCGTAGCTTGTTTGTAGAAGCTGAACGCTTTATCATTGTTGTAACCTTAATACACCTTAAATGGAACCGTTGAATAAGAAGGAACGTCAAGTGAATATTGGGATCTTCGTGCTTATCCTATTACTCACTTTGCTGCCCATCTGTGCTGGTGTATATCTGTTCGCTCGCACGGATGCCCACGAGAATGAATTGTTGCGCACCAAGGTGGGGGCGATGAAAGTCTATGAAGAAGAAGAAGGGAACATCGCGCAGATGCAACAGGAAATCACGTTAAAGGTAAAGGCCGTGATCGAAGAGCTCAACAAAGTGAGCCCTTCCAAGGATATGTCCGGTGAATTGGCCGATCAGATCTATAGCCTCCCAACAAGTTTGAAAGATCAATTGACGTATCTGAACCGAAACGTAGTGGGGCAGGAAAAGAAGAAGGATACTGCTTTGATGATCGAAATGTGCATCGCATTGCAATTGTACAATGAGGGATATAAGAACCTATATGATGAAAAGGATCAAATGCTGCGTACAATGAATGATATGCAGGACGATATTACCCGCATTAAGAACGTCGCCATACAGTACAATGTGCCACCTAGTGAACTGGTCGTCCGATGAAGAGACCGGTCATATTCAGCTTACTGGCCGTGTTCAGCTTCGGTGTCATGTTCATGCTAATGGCATCAACACATTACGAAACACTGCCTATCGAATTCCGTAATGCTCAGGATTCGCTGGTTGTGGATACTGTGTTCTGTATTGGTGAAAAATTCCGGGTTTCACCTCCACAAGAGGCTACTTCCAAAAATGACGAGATAAAGTGGAGAATGGATAATTCGCTGTCTGAAATTGAGCCCGTCCGCGAATTCTCACACCTTGCCGAGGGTGTGCATAGGCTGGATATGTTGATCAATGGAAGATATAGGGGCACAAGGACCATTACCGTGAAGCAATGCAACGCGGTGATACACATGCCAAGTAGAATGGAATTGAATGTTGAAGCCACCTTCAGCGATAAGACCAACAACGCACGCTCGCGCCACTGGTACATCAACGATGAGGATGTAACGGTGGATAGCAGCGCGACCGAACTCACTTACCAGTTCACCAAAGCCGGTGACTACAAGGTGGATGTGCGCGTAATAACCAATGACGGGGATACCTTGCCGATGTACAGTAACGAAATGGCCGTGTACCCACCACAGAAGAAAGTAGAAAGAAGAGAACCCGTATTGCCACCTACTAAAAAGGAACCCAAGGTTGAAAAAAAGAACGAGATAAAACCGTCGGTACCACCCCCTAGCCCCTTGATAAGCAACGGATTCCTGAACAAGGCCAGCTACGAATTCAGTGAAACGTATCTGGTAAGCTACGTAGATGGCGTAGAGGAAAGTTGTTATGACTACAATGGTGAACGCAGAACGCTGAACTTGAAAGACCTGAAAAAAGATGTTTGCCTAAGCAAAATTTGGGTAGTGCCGGACCCTAATCTGAAAGGTAATAAATTACTTGTACGCATTAAGAATGCGAAGAGCGACTACCAATGGGTGCAGAATGTATTTCCAGTGCAAGGTGGGTTTTCTGATGGTCCTCGATACGTAAGCGTAACCACACTGGGTTGTGCGCTATTGAAAGGAGAATCGTACATAATTACGGTACAGTCTGCAGATGAACAAAGCCGCTTCGCCGACATGAGCTATGATAATGATTGCCTAGGAGTTATTGACATAGGTGACTTAATGGGTGGCTTGGATTTTGTCGAAAAGACCAAGATCGTGAAACTTGAATTCAAGTATTGATACCACTATTATTATGCCATTCATATCAGAGCTTCAGAATATGTACAGGTGGCTATTGGCACTGTGCATGCTACTGATGGGTATGACCGCTTTGCCTCAATACACCTTAAACGCTTGTTCCAATAGTACAAACGGTGTTTTTGATCTTCAAGATATAGCTTCACAGTTCGTAGTTGGTACCATGCTATGTGATTCTTTCGGAGTAAGTTTCTCAACTTCTACCACTGTGGTCGACTCAATCTCACTTGAAACGGCATTTAACAGTGTTACGGACACGGTTTATGCTATTGTTTCTTCCGATAATTGCCTGAACACAAGTTGGGATACGCTGTTTTTGGTGGTAAACCCAATTCCAAATTTGGCATTGGGCGTGGGTCCATTTTGCTCGGGAGATCTTCTAATCATCGGCGTGGCTCCAGCTTCTCCCATGCAGAGCTGGGTTTTGGAATGGCAATCTACGCTGGGAGGCGCACCAGACACGATTAATGGTATGGACAATCCATGGTCCGGATCGGTGTACAACACCGATCCATCCAACAATTCTTTTCAGATAAACTCGGTCACCAATACCGTTACAGGCTGCGCAAACAGTAACGCAGCGAATATTGTGGTAAACCAAATGCCAGTGGCCACCGTACTCAGCGACACAGCATTTTGCCCTGGCGAGCAGCTTCAGATCGCATTTTCTCCGACAGGTACAGACACCTTCTCTCTGGCTTGGTCTTCGGGAAGTTGGCCGAGTTCTTCGAGCGACACATTAGTGGCCCCAGCTATAAATACCACACCGAACAGCAATACGAGCGTACTGAATACCTTAACTAACAACACCACTGGTTGCGACACAACTTCTACGATAAGCATACTAATTCATCCCCAACCATCTTTCGATACCATTACCTCCTTCGCTTGTGCAGGCGATACCTTAATTGTGTCCGGCATCTCAAATGCTAACATGGGTACTTACGCATGGGCCAGTTCGCCGCAACCTATCGCATTTGCCATCGCCAGCGACAGTGCGAGCATCATTAGCGCTAACAACTCCATGGATCCACTTCATCTGGTATTGCAAGGAGCCTGTTCGTTGGATACCTTGTTGATCAATATTCAGTTATTCCCCTTGCCGGTTGCGTTAATAACTAATACCAGCGATTTCCTTGATGGGCAGGTTAGCTATTGCAATGGTCAGCAATTGGTATTGAGCTGTGCAGATACGAATGCTGTCTGGACAGCGCTGGACACCGCCTTTTTGGAGCCGGACATGGCTCTTGGTGATTCATACGAACCCATGATCACTAGCACTGGAACCCATGAAATAGTGCTCACCGTTAGCCGGGATTCAAGTGGGGTAGTCTGCAAAGCGGATACTATGCTTACTGTGCATGCTTCACGCTCGTTGTGCAAGATCAGTTCATTGTACCAGTTCCCTGGCTATATTTTCATTGCTTCGTTGGATACCACTTTCAATGGCAATACACCGTTCTTCCAGTGGTTCAACGCGAATGACCCCTTAACTCTGGACACACTTGCTAGTGTTGGCAATGCGGCGGTTGCGATAATACCAGAAGCGCTGGCAGATAGCGTGATCCGCGTATTCGGATCCTACTATGGCGAAGGTCTCTGTGAGTGTAGTTCCGAGAGGTTGAACACAAAAGCGTTCTTTGGTCATGTGAACGAATTGAAGGTATACCCGAATCCGGTCGTAGAGGGCAATGTTAATATGATCATGCCGAGTTATTTTAGGGACCAGCATGTGGAAATGCAACTGATCGATCTGCTCGGACAGAGCGTGCTGAAATTGGAAATGGAACCGGGTAGCATCTTCCGAACAGTTGAAATACCCTATGATCTGGATGGAATTTACCTGATGGAACTGCGCTCTGCAGCCCATGTAGTGAGCCATAAAGTGATCGTGCGATGAAAGGATACTTCATGTCCTTCTTAGTAGGTATACTAGCTACGGTCGTAATGCCGTTGGTCGTGAATTCGCAGGATAACATTCCGATGGACTTCAACCGCTCAGAGGCAAAGATCAAAGCATTTGAGCTGGCGGATCGGTTTAACGATCTGAGCCAATTGAAGGATACACAAGGACAGAATCTTGAAGGAAGGTTTTTGGATCTATTTGGACTGAATGCGCAACTGTTGTTGGATTTTCATGCAAACGATGAGAATGCTATCGATGTTAGCCAAAGCTTAGGCCCAAAGGCGTATTGTGCAGAGTACTATTCGAAAGGAATTGACGAACCATTAGGAGTGGTCACTAAGGTTATTAAGCCGCTTACATCAGTCACGCTTTCAGGCGCCCGAGATCATTTTATTGTGCGGCTTGTTATAAAACGAACTTTCCAAAAAGTGCTAAGCAATGGTGTATTGATCGTGCCGAAAAAGCCGAAAGAAGTGTTCCAATTCATGACCGTGCGCGTGAGTAAACAAGGGAAAGCATTGATCCAGGTAATACAACCCTATTTCGAGCCATTAGAGAATGAGTGGACACTTGATCT
The nucleotide sequence above comes from Flavobacteriales bacterium. Encoded proteins:
- a CDS encoding M23 family metallopeptidase, with amino-acid sequence MVSILFMTAGCEQKPKEVKTVVERKPCSGDPCFNPALAMQNGSGMNGARFGKVRDGGARQHDGIDLQMDMGTSLFAMYDGYVVEAGKRSGYGNCLVYLTKFHGQPIYIMYAHLRSISVAVGDVIKAGDLIALSGNTGNLEVAIYQGSVKAHMHLEVREFEIDKTFSASARLNPEDFMGTEFGASGRPVYDRDCHHAF
- a CDS encoding T9SS type A sorting domain-containing protein, whose amino-acid sequence is MPVATVLSDTAFCPGEQLQIAFSPTGTDTFSLAWSSGSWPSSSSDTLVAPAINTTPNSNTSVLNTLTNNTTGCDTTSTISILIHPQPSFDTITSFACAGDTLIVSGISNANMGTYAWASSPQPIAFAIASDSASIISANNSMDPLHLVLQGACSLDTLLINIQLFPLPVALITNTSDFLDGQVSYCNGQQLVLSCADTNAVWTALDTAFLEPDMALGDSYEPMITSTGTHEIVLTVSRDSSGVVCKADTMLTVHASRSLCKISSLYQFPGYIFIASLDTTFNGNTPFFQWFNANDPLTLDTLASVGNAAVAIIPEALADSVIRVFGSYYGEGLCECSSERLNTKAFFGHVNELKVYPNPVVEGNVNMIMPSYFRDQHVEMQLIDLLGQSVLKLEMEPGSIFRTVEIPYDLDGIYLMELRSAAHVVSHKVIVR
- a CDS encoding PKD domain-containing protein; this encodes MKRPVIFSLLAVFSFGVMFMLMASTHYETLPIEFRNAQDSLVVDTVFCIGEKFRVSPPQEATSKNDEIKWRMDNSLSEIEPVREFSHLAEGVHRLDMLINGRYRGTRTITVKQCNAVIHMPSRMELNVEATFSDKTNNARSRHWYINDEDVTVDSSATELTYQFTKAGDYKVDVRVITNDGDTLPMYSNEMAVYPPQKKVERREPVLPPTKKEPKVEKKNEIKPSVPPPSPLISNGFLNKASYEFSETYLVSYVDGVEESCYDYNGERRTLNLKDLKKDVCLSKIWVVPDPNLKGNKLLVRIKNAKSDYQWVQNVFPVQGGFSDGPRYVSVTTLGCALLKGESYIITVQSADEQSRFADMSYDNDCLGVIDIGDLMGGLDFVEKTKIVKLEFKY